GCCCAGCGCCTTGCTGTCGATGACGTGGTAGCTGCCGCCGCCGCAGGCCTCGATCGGCGACGACGCCGCCATGGCCGGGCTGCTGAAGGCGACGGACGCCGCCAGCGTGGCCGCCACGCCGAGCGCGAGGGTCGCACTTCGTTTGAAAACGCCCATCAGGGATGCCTCCTTATGATCTTCACTATGGCGATCAAGAGTAGACGAACCGCCCGGACGGCGCCCGAGCGATCAGCACGTGGACACGGTCCTGGATGGAGCATCAGTAATAGCGGCTCATGAGTTCGGTGGCCCAGGCCGGCTGGATGACCGGATCGCGGGGGGCGAACTCGGCCAGGTACGGCTTGACGTCCAGGATCGGCGAGCCTGACACTGCGTCCAGGTCGGCGACGTGCAGGCTCAGGCCGTCCACGGCGAGCAGCCGGCAGCGGGAGACGCCCAGGCGGTTGGGGCGGTACGGCCCGCGGTGGGCGAAGACCCCCACGGGTGCCGCGCTCGGGCTCCCTCTCGGAGGGCGGGGTTCGCTGGGCACGGTGGCCGGGTCGATCCGATCGAAGAGGAACACCACCTCCAGGTGGGAGAAGTGCTCGAGGCCGAGCACGGCCGAGGCGGTGAAGGACTCCCCGTCCAGCCGGATCACGGCTCGGACGTCGTGCCAGTCGTCCTCGAACATCTCGCTGCGGCCGCCCACGACCTGGCCGACCGGTCGCAGGGTCACCGGGTCCGTTGTCATGATGATCTCCGGGTCAGAAG
This window of the Nonomuraea africana genome carries:
- a CDS encoding SAM-dependent methyltransferase, whose product is MTTDPVTLRPVGQVVGGRSEMFEDDWHDVRAVIRLDGESFTASAVLGLEHFSHLEVVFLFDRIDPATVPSEPRPPRGSPSAAPVGVFAHRGPYRPNRLGVSRCRLLAVDGLSLHVADLDAVSGSPILDVKPYLAEFAPRDPVIQPAWATELMSRYY